The sequence below is a genomic window from Cicer arietinum cultivar CDC Frontier isolate Library 1 chromosome 6, Cicar.CDCFrontier_v2.0, whole genome shotgun sequence.
attaaaatatattaatttttaaatgtctcataataaaattatgaatatttagaaataaaatgaaataatagttaattaattaattaattaatattaataatgaacATAGAGTTTGGAATTAGAGAACAACAGAAGAGGAGGGAGGGAGGAGGCACATGCGTGTGAATAAAGGAAGAAGGTTTGGTTCTAGCGTGGTACCATGTGATTGGTGCCACGTACTCGGTTTTAAAAAAGGTAACACCACGTGTTCCGTAGCCAAACCAGACCGCGATTTGATGAACGGTCCAGATGGCATCACAACTATATATAGGTTGCCCCTGACGGTGACGGGCAGTCTGCCCGTGATTGAGTTGTGGCCCCCAGGTGAATTCCTCATACCCTACAAAAGCTTCTCTCCTTACCCATTCCTATGGGTCCTATGCTTCGTCTTCATTCACGtttcatctctctctctctctctctctctctcgtcTCTTTCCTTCTACCGTTCATTTCTTTCATTCATATATACTAACTAGTATTAATTAACCACtcctattattaattaatatatataaaagaattaaaatactAGTGTGTTGCTGAACAAAGGTTGAGTAATTAATTGTAAGTTTATaagttgttaattttgagaaagacgaATGGCTGGAATGTGCTGCGGTGTTGTTGGAGAGACTGATTCTCCGGCGAGTTCACGCTCTTCTAGACGCCGGAATTTAGACCTACTACCTTTCAAATACATCGCTGACATGGCAGTATCGCAGCCAAGCACTTCCCGGAAACGCAGGCAACCGGATCTCTGTACTCCAAAGGATTTCGAAAGTTGTGAAGACACAAGCGGTGACTGTggaaaagacaaaaataacaagaaaaagaaggatgaaTCCAAGGTTAACGACAAAGTCATTTCGGAAAATAAACCTTCGACGGAGGGTAGTTTGGAAGTTGGAGAGTTTCCAAAGTTTGGAGTGACGTCAGTTTGCGGTAGAAGAAGAGATATGGAAGATTCGGTTTCCGTGAAACCTTCTTTCTCACAAGAACCGTTTCACTACTTCGGTGTTTTCGACGGTCACGGTTGCTCTCACGTGCGTACTCTTTCTTTTGATGGATCTGTTAATTAATTAACGTTCTATGACAcgatgttaattatttttgttgttgttaactTCAGGTTGCGACTATGTGTAAGGAGAGGCTTCACGAAATCGTGAAGGAAGAAATTAACGAAGCGTGTGAGAATTTGGAATGGAAGAACACTATGCAACAAGGTTTCGCTCGCATGGACGACGAAGTGCAGAGTTGGAACAGTAGCAGCCAAACTGTCACTTGTAGATGCGAGCTTCAAACTCCTCACTGCGACGCCGTCGGATCCACCGCCGTCGTTGCCGTCGTCACGCCCGAGAAAATCGTCGTGTCCAACTGCGGTGACTCCCGCGCTGTTCTCTGCCGTAACGGCGTCGCCATCGCCCTTTCCTCCGATCACAAggtaatttttctattttctttcattttctcagaataaactaacaaaaacgtttattaatatttattttattgttttttctaACTGTTTTTGGATTTGTTTGGCAGCCGGATCGACCCGACGAATTGCTCCGAGTCCAAGCGGCTGGAGGGCGCGTGATCTATTGGGATGGTCCAAGAGTACTTGGGGTACTCGCTATGTCTAGAGCCATAGGTGAGTCACGAGTGCGCACGATAACATTATGAACTCTTTTTTTATCAACGTAGgcagttttatttttatatattctgTTACTAACGTTCACGTTTGTGTTCCGTTATTTCAGGCGACAATTATCTAAAGCCGTATGTGATTTCAGAACCTGAGGTGACGGTAACTGAACGGAAGGACGAAGATGAGTGTTTGATATTAGCGAGTGATGGTTTATGGGATGTTGTTTCAAACGACACCGCATGTGGTGTAGTGAGGATGTGTCTGAAGGCTCAGAAGCAGCCGTCTCCGCCGGGGTCTCCCGGTAACAACGACGTGACAACTGACGGTTCTGATCGGGCATGTTCTGATGCGTCCATTCTGTTGACTAAGTTGGCGTTGGCGAGACATAGTTCGGATAATGTTAGCGTGGTGGTCATTGATTTAAGGAGAGATCAACGACAATCATCAAATTCCaagaacaattaattaattaaaatctaaGTTCGGCGATAAAGTAaactaatgaaaaaaattatctttcttAAATGGTACTCTGTATATGCACTTGGTTTTTAAGGACTCGAGGATATGGAGAAATGGAGAGGTGTGACTTTTGATTAATCAATCTGTATGATGTAATGGGATGGGATTTTAGGTATGAGTTGAGTGATGAAGAAAGTGTAACTGTGGGAACAAATGAATAAGTTACAGATAATTTTAGTGTAGGGNNNNNNNNNNNNNNNNNNNNNNNNNNNNNNNNNNNNNNNNNNNNNNNNNNNNNNNNNNNNNNNNNNNNNNNNNNNNNNNNNNNNNNNNNNNNNNNNNNNNNNNNNNNNNNNNNNNTAGGGAAAATTTGTGTCAACAAAGGAATCAATCAGCCGGTTGACACACCTTTCTTTTGTCTATAATCTAATCTATAAATTGGTTTTTGTTTTGCTCGGTAATGCTACcaatttcttttgtttgttttgttctATTAGTACGAATTTAATTTAACAACAGTCTTCCATAATTTTTTGATCCATGCAACCCGATTAATCCTTAGACTGTAAAATTCTCTCTTAAAATCAAGGAGATTTCTTAATCTAGTGTCTAATTTTTTGAACCATGCAACCGTAAATTTTATGTAATGTTGATAGACTTTAccgattttattttgaatttaattgagttttctaaaatttgaaCCTTGAATCAACTTGAATCTTATATCTACTATTGGAATTGTGCGATTCTCCGTTAACTCGCAATTTTAACGATTTGAGAAGGATGGTCAAAAACCAAACAATCCAACTTGGCACGATAAATATGAGTAATAGAAAAACCAGTCCATGCAAATGCTTCTGAATCATATACAACACTGACCGCTCTCTTTCGATACACTTGACAACAACTTTAACAATACGTTACACTATTACAAGACTTGTAAAAGTTAGACTAATATTTTGGACCCTCAAAATTAAATTTGGAGGCCACCGCAATTGTATTtacaaaattgttgattttaaaatCTCTACAATTACATCACAATTgcaattgaaatttaaaactaGTCGTCAAAGATAACTACACTATACCTCGTCATGGAAACAACTTGGACGAAGCTACACTGCCAAACTTCAAAAGAATGGGAGCAAGTGAATATCATTCATATACTAAACAATTTGGTTCCCGATGTATCTCGAAGGAAAAAAGGATATGTCGAAATTCTCACATGCATACTTTTATACATACTAAATACGTTTATATTTGGGAAGGAATATGATGAACTACATCCTTCAACATTTCCAAAGTTCTTCAAATCCACCCACACACGAATAACACTCTTCTAAATAAAGGAGTTAGTTGATTTTGAGACTCTATTTCCACTATCTAAAAGACCACAACAATACTTCCCCTTAAAAACATTGCACCACAAACTATATTATCACATTCCATAAGCTTCCAACCCATTTTCATTGTACACACCTTATACATACATTGAAGATTAAGAATGTCAAGTCCCCTAAAGGTTTAGAAAGGGTCATAGTGCCTCAATTAATCCAATGCatcctaaaataattttttctttgaaacCAGAGAGCTGTAGAATCATATTCCTAGTGCTAGAAGGAATGAAGGCTTTCTATTTAGTGACCATTTGTCGTGAAAGAGCTCCAAACTTCTCAAGAGTAGCattaaaacaaatatcaatTGTGTTAACTCGCCCTATTTCTGTAGGATGAAGCCAACATATCTTTGATAAAGTTGCAAATAGAACTAGCAAGCATGGAAAAATCTCACTGATAATATTCTGTCGATCACATGCACATCAAAAGTGAAAAATCTATATATACATCATGACTAGAGGAGGTCAGACAACAATATCTTCTTTAAAAAgctatttgaaaagaaaaaaaacaaacatatttct
It includes:
- the LOC101488329 gene encoding protein phosphatase 2C 37; the protein is MAGMCCGVVGETDSPASSRSSRRRNLDLLPFKYIADMAVSQPSTSRKRRQPDLCTPKDFESCEDTSGDCGKDKNNKKKKDESKVNDKVISENKPSTEGSLEVGEFPKFGVTSVCGRRRDMEDSVSVKPSFSQEPFHYFGVFDGHGCSHVATMCKERLHEIVKEEINEACENLEWKNTMQQGFARMDDEVQSWNSSSQTVTCRCELQTPHCDAVGSTAVVAVVTPEKIVVSNCGDSRAVLCRNGVAIALSSDHKPDRPDELLRVQAAGGRVIYWDGPRVLGVLAMSRAIGDNYLKPYVISEPEVTVTERKDEDECLILASDGLWDVVSNDTACGVVRMCLKAQKQPSPPGSPGNNDVTTDGSDRACSDASILLTKLALARHSSDNVSVVVIDLRRDQRQSSNSKNN